The SAR324 cluster bacterium genomic sequence CTCAACACATTCTTCGAAGACTTCATAATTCGAAAGTTCCTTCATTAGCGTAACGTGGAATTTGAGAATTCAGAACCTGACTGAAATATTTGCAGATAGGCCTATATTATAGAAAGGAGGATTGTCAGGGTAAACACGCCAAGTATTGTTGAGAGCAGGACAGAGGTTGTCACGAAATCAAGAACGAGATCGTTTTCAATGCCAATGATCTCAGCAAGGATTGCTGTCAGCATAGCTGCTTGCAAAATTCCAATGTTTTTTTCCTGTTTTCCCAATGGAAAAAGGAATGCCAAGCCAAACGCCAGCAATGGTGCTAATAGCAACCTAAGTCCACAAGCTATCCAGGTATCTAGGTTCAGCTCTAATTTCTCAACACTAGATAGTTGAACACCAAGGGTGACAATCATTGTTGGGATCATAGCTGTCCCAACAAACCTGTAAGCCGATCTACTGAGAGTGGAACTTCCCAGCCTGTCGCAGCAAAAATAGCTGCAAGGGGAAGTGTGAGAAGAGCTGGAGTTTTCAGCACGCTCGTAACTGCCAACAAACTACCTTTGCGAACCCATCCAGCCACCCCAACCACAGTGACAAATGAAGTCACTAGAATTGAAAGAAAATAGACAGTTGCTGGGACTTTCGATACGTCACCAAATCAAAAATCCAACAGAGACAGCCCAAAGTTCGCAACATTGCCAAAAATAGAAATCAATACAAAGGCGGTAATGACATCACGTGATCTTCCCAAAATTTTACCAACAATAACTGCCCCAATTGCTACCATTATATGGGTCAAAACACTATAGCCTACCATTGTCAACGTCATTGACAGAGGAACCGAAGATTGGCTGATAACATTGAAAACAAAGGCAGGGATTAAAATGAAGTAGGCATATCGAGTCATTGTTTTTGCCTTCATCCCAGCAATGGGCCTGTGAAATAACCGATGGCCACTAGTGCAAAAACTGGTAGAACAACATTCAAGAAGACTTAGAAAGTACCCAAGAACCAAATCATCTCCAGCAACAAGATCAATGTGATGAAAGCCGCAAGGACACTCTTGGAAAAATGAAACGGTAATTTCGACTGGGGATTTTTCAACATGATTAGTGAAGACTTGAACTGAGACAATTTGTAATGATTTCAATTCTTCAATGTTTTGCAAAATGCAAAATGAGAGGGCCTTTTCAATAGTTTGCTTACTGGATTAAGAGCACTTTTGAAGAAGTAAACCTTTCAGATACTCACATTCTGGAAAAGATAGTAATTGCGGATGATCTTGATCTGCTGAAAAGTTATCAAGAATCGAAAAGTCTTGTCGGGCATCCTCTGCACTACTTGCCAAAATCTTTTTGAATAATTCTGGACTGATCGCACTTGAGCAACTAAATGTGGCCAATAATCCTCCTGCATTCAGAAGTTTCATAGCAAGCAAATTGATGTCTTTGTAGGCTCGTGAAGCTTTTTCAACATTCTGCTTTGTGGGGGCAAACTTCGGTGGATCAAGAATAATTAAGTCAAAATTCCGTCCTTGATCTCGAAATTTTCTAAGAGACATAAAGACATCTGCTTCTATCCACTCGGTGTTTTCTTCTGGCAGCCCATTTGTTTTGGTATTCAATTTTGCCATTTGCAACGCTTGTCCAGAGCTATCAATGGAAGTTACAAACTTTGCCCCCCCACGTAATGCATTTAGACTGAATCCACCCGTATAACAAAAACAGTTTAGGACCTCTTTGTTGTTTGAAATTTCTTGAATCTTGGCTCGGTTAGCTCGCTGATCTAGGTAAAATCCTGTTTTTTGGCCATTTTCAACATCAATGTAATAATCAAGCCCATGTTCCTGAATCACAAAATTGGGGGGCAACTCTCCCAGAATTGCGCCACACTTTCTTTCAAGTCCTTCTAATCTTCGCACCTCTGTATCAGACCTCTCAAAAACACACTCTAATCCTGTTAGATCTATCAATTGTTGAATCAAGATCTCTCTCCAGTATTCCATGCCGACAGATAAGATTTGTAGCACCAAGACCTGATCATATTGATCAACGATGAGACCTGGTAAACCATCAGCTTCACTATGTACAAGACGTTTTGCATTACTGGCGAGATTGCTGGAACTACGATAGGATAAAGCCCTCTGCAATCGAGAATGGATAAAATTATCATCAATTTTATCCTGTTCATTAAAGCTCCAAAAACGTAATCGAATTTGAGATTTTGGACTCCATGCAGCATATCCTAAGAATTTTCCTGATGATGTTTCCACTCTGACGGTTTGACCTGGGAGATTTGCATCCGATTCAGATTCCAAAGCACCAGAGAACAACCATGGGTGTCGTCGATGAACAGATTTTTCACGGCCTGGGTTCAGACGAATAACAGGAATGGAAGTTGATTTGGGTTTCATGAATTTTTATGAAAAGTGATTGTCGTTTGCTTTAATCAGGAACAAATCCCCAAAAATTGCACCAATGAATCAAAAAATCTTCAGTCATTGATTGGAATAGTGGCTTAGGAAGCAAAAATCTTGGGTGCTTGAATCACCTGAAATCTTCACGCATTGATTACGCAAATTTGGAATGGATCCCCAACGTAAGCGATATTACTGGATTGGAGCAATCCTACTAACACTGTGGTTAGCAGTATGGCTTACAGCCACTCTGGTCTGGAACCGGCTTGATGCAGACAGATTGATCATACGTCAGATATGGTCATCAGAAACAGGATGGTCACTCGGCGATGCCCAGCCTTGGCGTTTCCTCTATGAATTCGGAACGATTCCAGCCTTTGCACTTACCTTTATTAGTCTACTTGCTTGGTATCGCTCCCTCCAATCACCAAAATGGATCCGCTTTCGTCGCTATTTTCTGCTCTACAGCTTAACCTCAATTGTAGGGGCAGGCCTAATCGTTAATGCACTTTTAAAAGAATACACTGGGAGACCTCGTCCTAGAGAGGTCGTAGAATTTGGGGGTAATTGGGAATATCGGGCTGCTTTGGAACTAGGCATACCAGGCCAGGGTCAGTCCTTTCCATGTGGACACTGCACAATGGGATTCATCTTTGCCTCCGGTGTAATGTTCTGGAACTACTCTCATCCAGTAGCCATTGGATCTTTGGCACTGGGGTTAGGTTATGGCACGCTGATGAGCACAGCCAGACTCCTCCAAGGTGCTCACTTTGTAAGTGATGCTTTTTGGTCTTTAGGGGTGATGGGCGCTACGTTTATCTGCTTTTACTTTTTCGTCCTTCAACCTCCACTATCTGATAGTGTTCTTGTTAGAAAAATTAGCAATCGAACTAAATGGCGCTTACGAATAGGTATAGCTGCTTGCCTGATTTTGATAACGGTCCTCTATTCAACACGACGCCCTTTTTTTAAGGAACATCAAAGAATTGTAAGTTTGCCCTTGGAAGCTCAGCACATTGAGCTTGTCACGAATGTTCCGGCTGAAGATTGGGAGGTTGATTTTACAAATGTTGATCACCTGATCATGGATCTCCAGGCAAATGGCTTTGCCTTTCCTGCATCACAACATGATCTTGATGTTGGTACTGAACTGTCTTCTGAAGGAATCATGCAGATCCTCGTGAACAGTAAAACGTTTGGTTACTTTCCTGAACTGCAAGAAGGAGTTACCTTGAAAGTCCCCGTGCGTTTTCAGCACCGTCTATCTCTGACTCCCCTACCCCCTTGATGCATCGACTTATCCAAATCCTGGTAGTTGATTCGATCCGTGACCTGATTCGCTACAAATCTTTTTTTCTGCTGGTGGCTCTTCTCCTAATAGCTGATAGAGCCCTGCGCAGTTATGCGAAGATTTGTCCGGAAGGTTTTGAATTTCCAAGCTCAAGGGAACTCGGGATTGCTGCTGATTGGCTGTTCCTACAAGCTCCAAATTTGGTTAGTGAATGGCTTTTGGACTGGCGAACTCTGCTGGTTGGTGGATGCCTGTTTGCTGCGAAACAATTGACTTCAATGTGGCCAACCATGGATATGCGTAAAATGCATCGTTCAGAAGGAGGACGGTGGCGCATTTTGAAATCACTACAAAGCTTGCGTTGGTCTCAGTTCGTCTGGGATGCTTGTGCCGTAGGAATTGTATTTGGTATTGGAGGGGTTTGGGCTGGACCTGGTTGGATAATTGGTCGGGAAATTTGGATACAGAGTAGCTCACCCTTCAGCCTTTTTCTCCCAGTAGGAATGGTGGGAGTTGTTTGGCCCTTAGGAATGGCAGGATTCTCATATTCCTCAAAACTAGCGGTCTTGAGCAATGGCTTTCCAACCAAATTGAAGCTTTTTTCAGAACTTCTGAAGAGTAGACGAGTTTTTTGCTACTCTTGGCTCTTCTATCTCGCAAGAATCCTAATCTCTTTACTCTTTGTTTTGTTGATTCCAATTCTTTAACTACTGACAGTGGAAAACTTCTTTCTTCGAATTTTGATCGCCTCCATTTCTGCCGCTCCCGCTTACTCCTATGTAAAAATGGCTTCATTCAAATTCTTCCTTGAAGTCTACCGTCCCTACCCTGAAGTGGTTACAGAATACCAGAGTTACTACTCTCGACAGTTTGGATGAAGAGCCTCGTGTTCAAATTATTTACCTATCTCGCAAAAACCTCTTCTATTGAAGAACAGATATCCCATGCTTGTTTGGGCACTTAGATTTTCTGTTAAAAGACCATCATGCCAAAAGCGATTGTCTCGTTGAATTTCTACCAAAGATTCTTTTAGCTTTTCAAATTCAGCCATCTTGCTGTTTTTTTAGAAAAGGATAAGTTGACAACGCTCAGAAATTAGCTGCTTTCTATAGCCTAACACTGTGCCCTCACTCTTTATCATTAGGATTTTGAATGCTTCACAGTACCACTGAATGGCAAAGTCTTGATTCCCGCCACTTCATGCATCCCTTCACAGACACCAAGGATCTGGGGCACAAGGGAACTAGAGTCATAACCAGGGCAGAGGGTGTTTATCTCTGGGATTCAGAAGGGAACCAAATCATTGATGGAATGGCTGGCTTGTGGTGTGTGAATGTTGGATACGGCCGAGAAGAGCTTGCAAAAGCTGCTTATGAACAATTGCAACAGCTTCCTTACTATAATAGCTTCTTTCAATGTACCCACCCTCCAGCTATTGAACTTTCAGAGAAGCTTGCGGAAATCAGCCCCCCTCAGTTCAATCATGTCTTTTTTGTCAACTCCGGATCTGAGGCCAATGACACTGTCCTGCGGATGGTTCGCAACTATTGGAAGCTTTTGGGACAGCCCCAGAAGCGAGTTCTGATTAGCAGAATCAATGGTTATCATGGAAGTACCGTCGCAGGAGCGAGCCTAGGTGGTCAGAAGTTTATTCATGAGATTGATGATCTGCCTATTCCTGACATTGTCCACATCGAACAACCATATTGGTACCAAAACGGTGGCGAACTCTCTCCATCACAATATGGAATTTTAGCTGCTCAGGAACTTGAAAAGAAAATCAATGAAATCGGTATTGAGCGTGTAGCTGCTTTCATTGGGGAACCAATTCAAGGTGCTGGGGGCGTGATAGTCCCTCCAGAGACATATTGGTCTGAAATACAGCGGATTTGTGACAAGTACGGAATTCTTCTAATAGCAGATGAAGTGATCTGTGGCTTCGGCAGAACCGGGCATTGGTTTGGTTCAGAATATTTTAATATTAAACCTGACCTGATGCCAATCGCCAAAGGGCTTTCCTCTGGATATCTTCCGATTGGAGGTGTAATGGTTTCTGACCGAATTGCTGATGTCATCATTGGCAAAGGTAAGGAATTTGCCCACGGCTTTACGTATTCTGGTCATCCTGCTGCATGCGTCGTAGCCTCGAGAAATCTTGAAATCATCGAACGAGAGGGTCTGTTAGAAAAAGTCCAAAATGACACTGGGCCCTACCTTCGTCAACTTTGGGAGCGGTTCAATGAACACCCCTTGGTTGGAGAAGTGAGGATTGTGGGTTTACTTGGGGCAATCGAGTTAGTTGATGACAAGTCTTCAAGACGTTTTTTTAAGGAACGTGGGAAAGTGGGTGAACGCTGCAGGGATCTCTGTCTACAAAACGGTTTGGTGATGAGGGCAGTGCAAGATACTATGATCCTTTCTCCACCCCTCGTTGCCACAAGGGGACACCTGGATGAGATTTACGAAAAAGCGTCCAAAACACTAAATCAGTTGGCACAAGAACTCGGACGCTGCTGATTAGTTTTTTCCAAGGGGCTCACTGTAATGTGGAGTGAGGTTTAATTCCATCTGCGCCGCTCTAAAGTTTGTCCCCTTATGGCGCATTTTTGCTGAACCCAAAGCTGGAGCAGTTATATGAAAATGAATCCAAAAAATAACTCTCGACCTTCTCGCCGTCATTTCTTGCGAGGACTTGGTGCAGTGGCAGCAGGTTTGACTTTCTTGCCACGTGAAGGCTGGAGTGCAGAAGAAAAAAAACTCAACTTTTACAATTGGGATACCTATATCGGCGAAACGACCCTGGATGATTTCCGTAATGCTAGTGGAATTGAAGTTAGCATGGATCTGTTTGCTGACA encodes the following:
- a CDS encoding phosphatase PAP2 family protein; translation: MDPQRKRYYWIGAILLTLWLAVWLTATLVWNRLDADRLIIRQIWSSETGWSLGDAQPWRFLYEFGTIPAFALTFISLLAWYRSLQSPKWIRFRRYFLLYSLTSIVGAGLIVNALLKEYTGRPRPREVVEFGGNWEYRAALELGIPGQGQSFPCGHCTMGFIFASGVMFWNYSHPVAIGSLALGLGYGTLMSTARLLQGAHFVSDAFWSLGVMGATFICFYFFVLQPPLSDSVLVRKISNRTKWRLRIGIAACLILITVLYSTRRPFFKEHQRIVSLPLEAQHIELVTNVPAEDWEVDFTNVDHLIMDLQANGFAFPASQHDLDVGTELSSEGIMQILVNSKTFGYFPELQEGVTLKVPVRFQHRLSLTPLPP
- a CDS encoding aspartate aminotransferase family protein, with amino-acid sequence MLHSTTEWQSLDSRHFMHPFTDTKDLGHKGTRVITRAEGVYLWDSEGNQIIDGMAGLWCVNVGYGREELAKAAYEQLQQLPYYNSFFQCTHPPAIELSEKLAEISPPQFNHVFFVNSGSEANDTVLRMVRNYWKLLGQPQKRVLISRINGYHGSTVAGASLGGQKFIHEIDDLPIPDIVHIEQPYWYQNGGELSPSQYGILAAQELEKKINEIGIERVAAFIGEPIQGAGGVIVPPETYWSEIQRICDKYGILLIADEVICGFGRTGHWFGSEYFNIKPDLMPIAKGLSSGYLPIGGVMVSDRIADVIIGKGKEFAHGFTYSGHPAACVVASRNLEIIEREGLLEKVQNDTGPYLRQLWERFNEHPLVGEVRIVGLLGAIELVDDKSSRRFFKERGKVGERCRDLCLQNGLVMRAVQDTMILSPPLVATRGHLDEIYEKASKTLNQLAQELGRC
- a CDS encoding AEC family transporter; this encodes MIPTMIVTLGVQLSSVEKLELNLDTWIACGLRLLLAPLLAFGLAFLFPLGKQEKNIGILQAAMLTAILAEIIGIENDLVLDFVTTSVLLSTILGVFTLTILLSII
- a CDS encoding class I SAM-dependent rRNA methyltransferase; this translates as MPVIRLNPGREKSVHRRHPWLFSGALESESDANLPGQTVRVETSSGKFLGYAAWSPKSQIRLRFWSFNEQDKIDDNFIHSRLQRALSYRSSSNLASNAKRLVHSEADGLPGLIVDQYDQVLVLQILSVGMEYWREILIQQLIDLTGLECVFERSDTEVRRLEGLERKCGAILGELPPNFVIQEHGLDYYIDVENGQKTGFYLDQRANRAKIQEISNNKEVLNCFCYTGGFSLNALRGGAKFVTSIDSSGQALQMAKLNTKTNGLPEENTEWIEADVFMSLRKFRDQGRNFDLIILDPPKFAPTKQNVEKASRAYKDINLLAMKLLNAGGLLATFSCSSAISPELFKKILASSAEDARQDFSILDNFSADQDHPQLLSFPECEYLKGLLLQKCS